In a genomic window of Rhopalosiphum maidis isolate BTI-1 chromosome 4, ASM367621v3, whole genome shotgun sequence:
- the LOC113548990 gene encoding multiple inositol polyphosphate phosphatase 1-like, with protein sequence MYYKMKFIVIIPLLIIFNCIKCELEKCFHHDDHPFQFFASKTAYSYVSSKQNYTQSNCKTLQLWLLCRHGTRNPGSDTIDKISNLNEYKNNLTNNSNLCKEDFEAIKTWIFNLTEKDEDKLNSQGVNDLLSLGSRLQSLYKDIFNQPYNPKIYRVLSSPKERSKDSAFYFLKSAFNVNVTDIPLINSDDIKLNISKFENEHDNEEFKKFRYSIHMQEVIVRVSKILGLDRNLTYNTIKAMYDSCRFERSVNLNSHPAWCAVFSQKDLEVLEYVEDLNYYYLNGYGDSYNERLGCPIVKDLMNNFKYKSQTQLGPKGVFYFGHSSNVFSAIVRLGFARDTSPLLSSNFEDMRDRKWKTSYLSPFTSNLMAVLYECHGVKKVTFFINEIPMTVEKYGCTLCPWKLIENMFDPIISSPSCTFDENSSASSVSRTMNLFFFTYSLYIFFYFNYS encoded by the exons atgtattataaaatgaaatttatcgtaattataccgctactaataatatttaattgtattaaatgtgaATTAGAGAAATGCTTTCACCATGACGATCATCCATTTCAATTCTTTGCTTCAAAAACTGCATATAGTTATGTATCATCCAAACAAAACTATACTCAATCAA atTGTAAGACATTGCAATTGTGGCTGTTATGCAGACATGGTACGCGAAATCCTGGAAGCGAtactattgataaaatatcgaatttaaacgagtataaaaataacctaacgaataattcaaatttatgcaAAGAAGACTTCGAGGCTATTAAAACatggatttttaatttgactgAAAAAGATGAAGACAAACTCAATAGTCAAGGtgttaacgatttattgtctTTGGGATCAAGACTTCAAAGTttatataaagatatattcAACCAACCATATAATCCCAAAATATACCGt gtGTTATCATCGCCTAAAGAAAGATCAAAGGAtagtgcattttattttttaaaatctgcCTTTAATGTGAATGTTACTGATATACCATTAATAAATAgcgatgatataaaattaaac AtatctaaatttgaaaatgaacATGATAACgaagaattcaaaaaatttcgATACAGTATACACATGCAAGAAGTAATTGTCAGAGTATCGAAGATTTTGGGACTGGATCGTAATCTGACATATA atacaATAAAAGCTATGTATGATTCATGTCGATTTGAAAGATCAGTAAACTTAAATTCTCATCCAGCTTGGTGTGCTGTATTTTCTCAAAAAGATTTAgaa GTTCTTGAGTATGTtgaagatttaaattattattacttaaatggaTATGGTGACTCATACAACGAAAGACTTGGTTGTCCGATTGTAAAAGATCTTATGAATAATTTCAA ATATAAATCTCAAACACAACTCGGGCCAAAAGGAGTGTTTTATTTTGGTCATTCATCGAACGTGTTTAGTGCAATTGTTAGATTAGGGTTTGCCAGAGACACTTCACCTCTGCTAAGCTCAAACTTCGAGGATATGCGCGATAGAAAATGGAAAACATCATATTTGAGTCCTTTTACATCAAATCTGATGGCCGTTCTTTACGAATGCCATGGTGTGAAAAAAGTAACATTCTTTATCAACGAAATTCCAATGACTGTGGAAAAATATGGATGTACATTATGTCCATGGAAGTTGATCGAAAATATGTTTGATCCAATTATTTCTAGCCCATCCTGCACGTTTGATGAAAACTCGTCAGCTTCCAGTGTTTCCAGAACAATgaatttattctttttcacttattcattatatatatttttttattttaattattcatag